A genomic segment from Pleurodeles waltl isolate 20211129_DDA chromosome 9, aPleWal1.hap1.20221129, whole genome shotgun sequence encodes:
- the LOC138260023 gene encoding uncharacterized protein, which produces MSENTCVDELPDGAKKNCELFSVWGITEENACVAKMPDVVLRNNSRCIYVENVSFGSNDDRKVWIPLSAYREMQEKCRKLEHENRNLREQSSQDTIIQNKTESYKRAVFEESFLSHSSNEGVKTAPSCTEFPCEPGFLAAKVHSLTDNTDENVIYELPLQNAQVKRRILEQDTPSFISLFDFWIKNSPHLREILTLLYMVTVKNNMQLRVCDLANEIMQTLGFCAVQEGKTDVHVTQEKGKKILTLARIIQWIWYLQDRARVPQIKELPMKLCAPFEFVSTEDKKHVCFTNDSLTEMLLSGTLEGTELYNVCQILKQELREMCHFYADFWFFDNVLAPNWFNYLADVNEKNAEREVFTQNSALVGMAMWVPQKCEKATYRSYHVSPLSLSALCGPPSGVCVWGRGRDRIPNLNLAE; this is translated from the exons atgtctgagaatacatgtgttgatgaactgcctgatggtgctaagaaaaactgtgaattgttttctgtttggggaattacagaagaaaatgcatgtgtagctaaaatgcctgatgttgttttgagaaataattcccgttgtatatatgtagaaaacgtgtcttttggaagtaatgatgacagaaaggtctggatacctttatctgcttacagagaaatgcaggagaaatgtaggaagttggaacatgaaaataggaatttacgtgagcaaagtagccaggatacaataattcaaaataagactgaaagttataaaagggctgtttttgaagaatctttcttgtcccattccagtaatgagggggttaagacagctccgagctgcactgagtttccgtgtgagccagggtttttggcagccaaagtgcattccttaactgataacactgacgagaatgtgatttacgagttaccgttgcaaaatgcacaagtaaaacgaaggattttagagcaagacaccccgagtttcattagcttgtttgatttttggataaagaatagccctcatttgagagaaatcctaacacttttgtacatggtcactgtgaaaaataatatgcagctgcgcgtttgtgatttggcaaatgaaataatgcagactttaggtttctgtgcagtgcaagaaggaaaaactgatgtacatgtaactcaagaaaaagggaagaaaatactgaccctagctagaatcatacaatggatctggtacttgcaagacagggctagagtaccacagataaaagagttaccaatgaaattgtgtgcaccatttgaattcgtgtctactgaagataaaaagcatgtttgttttactaatgattcattgactgaaatgttgctttctggcacattagaaggaacagagttgtataatgtgtgtcagattttaaagcaagagctacgtgagatgtgtcatttttatgctgatttttggttctttgataatgttttagcacctaactggttcaattaccttgcagatgttaatgagaaaaatgcagagagagaagtgttcacccagaattctgccttagtggggatggctatgtgggtgccccagaaatgtgaaaaggccacttacag atcctaccacgtttcgccactgtccctgagtgcgctgtgtggtcccccttccggtgtgtgcgtgtggggtcggggaagggaccgaatccccaacctgaacctggctgagtaa